Below is a window of Escherichia coli DSM 30083 = JCM 1649 = ATCC 11775 DNA.
AAAATTGCGCACAATCAAATTGCCGCATTATTCCTAAGAAATTACGCGATATGAAACGTGAAGAGATTTGCCGCTTGCTGGCGGATAAAGTTAATAAACTGAAAAATAAAGAAAATAGTTTGTCAGAGCTGTTGCCCGATGTGCGTTTGTTGTATGGCGAGACGCCTTTCGCACGCACACCGGTGATGTACGAGCCTGGCATCATAATTCTCTTTTCCGGACATAAAATCGGTTATATCAATGAACGCGTGTTTCGTTATGACGCTAATGAATATCTCCTGCTGACGGTGCCGTTGCCGTTTGAGTGCGAAACCTATGCCACGTCAGAGGTGCCGTTGGCAGGGTTGCGTCTCAATGTCGATATTTTGCAGTTACAGGAACTGTTGATGGACATTGGCGAAGATGAACATTTTCAGCCGTCAATGGCAGCCAGCGGTATTAACTCCGCCACGTTATCAGAAGAGATTTTATGCGCGGCAGAGCGGTTACTGGATGTGATGGAGCGACCGCTGGATGCGCGCATTCTCGGCAAACAGATTATCCGCGAAATTCTGTACTACGTGCTGACCGGACCTTGCGGCGGCGCGTTACTGGCACTGGTCAGCCGCCAGACTCACTTCAGCCTGATTAGTCGCGTGCTGAAACGGATTGAGAATAAATACACCGAAAACCTGAGCGTCGAGCAACTGGCGGCAGAAGCCAACATGAGCGTATCGGCGTTCCACCATAATTTTAAGTCTGTCACCAGCACCTCGCCGTTGCAGTATTTGAAGAATTACCGTCTGCATAAGGCGCGGATGATGATCATCCACGACGGCATGAAGGCCAGCGCGGCGGCGATGCGCGTCGGCTATGAAAGCGCATCGCAATTTAGCCGTGAGTTTAAACGTTACTTCGGTGTGACGCCGGGGGAAGATGCGGCAAGAATGCGGGCGATGCAGGGGAATTAAATACGTTCCCGGTACAGCAACCGGGAACGGGGAAAATCGTCAGGCGTTACAGTATTTTTTTTTAATCACCACAAACAGCGTGCCCAACAAGCCAGCGGTTAACAAGGCAATTGGCAGGATCATCAGGAACGTCATTACCTGATCTTCATGTCGTTTAACGAACGGAATCATACTTAAGGCATAGCCGAAACTGGTTACCACGCTGACCCACAGCAATCCGCTTAACCAGTTGAAAAACTGGAAGCGGCGGTTTGGCAGACCGGAAATTCCCGCCATGGTTGGCAGCAGCGTACGGACAAATGCAAGAAAACGTCCAGCCAGCAGCGCCAGCAGACCGTGGCGGTCAAACATGCAGGTGGCGCGCTGGTGATATTTAGCAGGAAGCTGTGCCAGCCAGCCTTTCACCGTTTTGGTATTCCCTAACCAGCGCCCCTGAATATAACTTAGCCAGCAGCCCAGACTTGCTGCGGCGGTCAGAATCGCAATCGTAGGCAGAAAATCCATAACCCCCTGGGCAATCAATGCGCCTGCCAGTATCAACAAGCTGTCGCCTGGCAAAAATGAGGCGGGCAGCAAGCCGTTTTCTAAAAACAGCGTGGCAAACATAACAAAGTAAACAACGCTAACAATATGAGGGTCCGCCAGCGCGGCAAAGTCGTGTTGCCAGAGCGCAGCGATGATATCTTGAATAACAGCCATGGACTTTCCTGTGGAACAGCGTTTAAGCCTTTATCTGCCTATTGTACTCCTGAATCGTCCGGGACGCCTTGATCCCGGACGCAACAATTTAAGTCTTTTCACAATAAAATGTCTGCAAAATTGTCCAAAAGTGGCAATGTTATACAATTCGCGCAAAACCGGCGTCCAGATCGGCAATCAGATCGTCGACATCTTCCAGACCAATATGCAGGCGAATCAAGGTCCCGCTAAAATCGATCTTGCCTTGTGGGCGAATGGCGGCGATATGTTCTGGTTGATTTGCCAGGATCAACGATTCATACCCGCCCCACGAGTAGGCCATGCTGAATAAACTGAAGTTATCCAGATAGTTCGCCAGCTCTTCATCATTGAGTTTTTTCTTAAGCACAAAGGAAAATAGCCCGCTGCTGCCTGTAAAGTCTCGTTTCCAGAATTCGTATCCTTTACTGCCAGGCAGAGCAGGGTGGTTAACTCGTGCTACTTGGGGATGTTCTGCCAGCCATTCAGCCACTTTCAGACTGCTTTCATGATGTTGACGCAGGCGAACCCCCAAAGTGCGCAGGCCACGGCTGGTTATATAGGCGGTATCGGCATCGACCATCTGGCCCATCAGATAGGCATTCTCTCGCAGCTGCTCCCAGCAACGGGCATTGCACACGGCAGTGCCAATCATCGCATCTGAATGCCCAACCAGATATTTGGTGGCGGCCTGAATAGAAACATCGATGCCAAAATCCAGCGCCTTAAACAGCACACCGGCTGCCCAGGTGTTGTCGATCATAATGATGGCATCCGGGACCACACTGCGTACGGCGGCAACAATCGCCGGAACATCGTGGACTTCCATGGTGATGGAACCTGGCGATTCCAGAAACACGATTTTAGTGTTTGGCTGCAGATGATTAACGATATCGGCACCAATCAGCGGATCAAACCACGATGTCGTTACGCCCAGTTTGCTGAGGATTTTGCTACAGAAATCCTGACTCGGTTCATAGGCGGTGTTGGTCATCAACACATGATCGCCCTGTTCGACAAAAGCAAGAATGGAATTAGCAACCGCTGCCGCCCCGCAGGGAAATAGCACACAGCCTGCGCCACCTTCCAGTTCACACATCGCTTGTTGTAAGGAGAAATGGGTTAACGTTCCACGCCGTCCATAGAACAACTCGCCATTGGCGCGATTACGTGTCGCGTGTTTTTTGGCTTCCACACTGTCAAAGACCAGCGAAGACGCGCGCTGAATCACGCTATTTACCGCACCGAGCGTGTATTTTTTGCTGCGTCCTGCATTCACCAGTTGAGTATCAAGCTTTTTGTCCGCCATGTCGGGATTCCTGTTTTTATACGTCTGGATGTCTAAACTAGCATGAATATTCGCGGGCGCATCCTGAAGAATTGGCATAAAGCAGAAAATTTTCGCAAATGGCGTGCTGGTTACTTTTTTACTGCGTAAACGCAAGGAAAAGAAAGCAAAGGTACGGCAGTATGCAAATAGTAATGAGAACGACTATCAATTCGACGTCGTTTTGATATTATTATGCACAGATTTTGTGACTTGCGTCCTGGAGATACACAGTGGGTAATAATTTAATGCAGACGGACCTCTCCGTCTGGGGTATGTATCAGCACGCCGATATTGTCGTTAAGTGCGTGATGATTGGGCTTATTTTGGCCTCCGTAGTCACCTGGGCAATTTTCTTCAGTAAGAGCGTGGAGTTCTTCAATCAGAAGCGTCGTCTTAAGCGCGAGCAGCAACTGCTGGCTGAAGCGCGTTCCTTAAACCAGGCCAACGATATCGCCGCTGATTTTGGTAGCAAAAGCTTGAGCCTGCATTTGCTCAATGAAGCGCAGAATGAGCTGGAACTGTCAGAAGGCAGCGACGATAACGAAGGTATTAAAGAACGTACCAGCTTCCGTCTGGAGCGTCGGGTCGCCGCAGTAGGTCGTCAAATGGGCCGTGGTAACGGCTATCTGGCAACCATCGGCGCGATTTCGCCGTTCGTTGGTCTGTTTGGTACGGTCTGGGGCATCATGAACAGCTTTATTGGTATCGCGCAAACGCAGACCACTAACCTGGCAGTCGTTGCGCCAGGTATTGCAGAAGCTCTGTTAGCAACGGCAATCGGCCTCGTGGCAGCGATTCCTGCGGTCGTTATCTATAACGTATTTGCACGCCAGATTGGCGGCTTTAAAGCGATGCTGGGTGATGTTGCAGCGCAGGTATTGTTGCTGCAAAGCCGTGACCTGGATCTGGAAGCCAGCGCCGCTGCGCATCCGGTTCGTGTCGCACAAAAATTACGTGCAGGATAATGTCCGATGGCGATGCATCTTAACGAAAACCTCGACGATAACGGCGAAATGCATGATATCAACGTGACGCCGTTTATCGACGTGATGTTGGTTTTGCTGATTATCTTTATGGTGGCGGCACCGTTAGCGACGGTAGATGTGAAGGTGAATTTGCCTGCTTCTACCAGCACGCCGCAGCCGCGCCCGGAAAAACCGGTTTATCTGTCGGTGAAAGCAGACAACTCGATGTTTATTGGTAACGATCCGGTCACCGATGAAACAATGATTACGGCGTTGAATGCGTTAACCGAAGGCAAGAAAGACACCACCATCTTCTTCCGTGCGGATAAAACTGTCGATTACGAGACGTTGATGAAGGTAATGGATACGCTGCATCAGGCGGGTTACCTGAAAATAGGTCTGGTCGGCGAAGAAACTGCGAAAGCGAAATAAAAATGATGCCCGGTTGCTTTTCACAACCGGGCATTTTTTTAACCTAAATGCTCGCCGCCGCAGACACCGTGCACTTCTGCGGTGACGTAGCTCGACTCCTGACTTGCCAGGTAAACATATACAGGGGCCAGCTCCGCCGGTTGCCCCGCACGCTTCATCGGCGTTTTCTGACCAAACTGCGGGATCTTATCCTGCGTTTGTCCGCCAGAAATTTGCAGTGCTGTCCAGATCGGGCCTGGCGCGACAATATTCACCCGAATACCTTTCTCCGCGACCTGTTTTGCCAGGCCACGGCTATAGTTCAGAATTGCCGCCTTCGTAGCCGCATAGTCCAGTAAATGCGGGCTTGGCTGGTATGCCTGGATTGAGGAAGTGGTGATGATACTTGCACCTTTCGGTAGCAGGGGGATCGCTTCCTGGGTTAGCCAGAACAACGCGAAAACGTTAATGGCAAAGGTCTTTTGAAACTGTTCGCTGGTGAGGTCTGCAATATCAGGAATGGCAACCTGTTTCCCGGCTACCAGCGCCATAATATCCAGCCCGCCTAACGCCTTGTGTGCTTCGTGAACCAGCGAACGGGCGAATTTCTCATCGCTTAAATCGCCTGGCAGCAGAACGGCTTTGCGTCCGCATTCTTCAATGATCTTTTTCACATCCTGAGCGTCTTCTTCTTCCACGGGAAGATAACTGATCGCCACGTCAGCCCCTTCACGCGCGTAAGCAATGGCGGCAGCGCGACCGATTCCGGAATCGCCCCCTGTCACCAGTGCTTT
It encodes the following:
- the yqhC gene encoding DNA-binding transcriptional regulator YqhC is translated as MKREEICRLLADKVNKLKNKENSLSELLPDVRLLYGETPFARTPVMYEPGIIILFSGHKIGYINERVFRYDANEYLLLTVPLPFECETYATSEVPLAGLRLNVDILQLQELLMDIGEDEHFQPSMAASGINSATLSEEILCAAERLLDVMERPLDARILGKQIIREILYYVLTGPCGGALLALVSRQTHFSLISRVLKRIENKYTENLSVEQLAAEANMSVSAFHHNFKSVTSTSPLQYLKNYRLHKARMMIIHDGMKASAAAMRVGYESASQFSREFKRYFGVTPGEDAARMRAMQGN
- the yghB gene encoding DedA family general envelope maintenance protein YghB — protein: MAVIQDIIAALWQHDFAALADPHIVSVVYFVMFATLFLENGLLPASFLPGDSLLILAGALIAQGVMDFLPTIAILTAAASLGCWLSYIQGRWLGNTKTVKGWLAQLPAKYHQRATCMFDRHGLLALLAGRFLAFVRTLLPTMAGISGLPNRRFQFFNWLSGLLWVSVVTSFGYALSMIPFVKRHEDQVMTFLMILPIALLTAGLLGTLFVVIKKKYCNA
- the metC gene encoding cystathionine beta-lyase; translation: MADKKLDTQLVNAGRSKKYTLGAVNSVIQRASSLVFDSVEAKKHATRNRANGELFYGRRGTLTHFSLQQAMCELEGGAGCVLFPCGAAAVANSILAFVEQGDHVLMTNTAYEPSQDFCSKILSKLGVTTSWFDPLIGADIVNHLQPNTKIVFLESPGSITMEVHDVPAIVAAVRSVVPDAIIMIDNTWAAGVLFKALDFGIDVSIQAATKYLVGHSDAMIGTAVCNARCWEQLRENAYLMGQMVDADTAYITSRGLRTLGVRLRQHHESSLKVAEWLAEHPQVARVNHPALPGSKGYEFWKRDFTGSSGLFSFVLKKKLNDEELANYLDNFSLFSMAYSWGGYESLILANQPEHIAAIRPQGKIDFSGTLIRLHIGLEDVDDLIADLDAGFARIV
- the exbB gene encoding tol-pal system-associated acyl-CoA thioesterase: MGNNLMQTDLSVWGMYQHADIVVKCVMIGLILASVVTWAIFFSKSVEFFNQKRRLKREQQLLAEARSLNQANDIAADFGSKSLSLHLLNEAQNELELSEGSDDNEGIKERTSFRLERRVAAVGRQMGRGNGYLATIGAISPFVGLFGTVWGIMNSFIGIAQTQTTNLAVVAPGIAEALLATAIGLVAAIPAVVIYNVFARQIGGFKAMLGDVAAQVLLLQSRDLDLEASAAAHPVRVAQKLRAG
- the exbD gene encoding TonB system transport protein ExbD, with translation MAMHLNENLDDNGEMHDINVTPFIDVMLVLLIIFMVAAPLATVDVKVNLPASTSTPQPRPEKPVYLSVKADNSMFIGNDPVTDETMITALNALTEGKKDTTIFFRADKTVDYETLMKVMDTLHQAGYLKIGLVGEETAKAK
- the yghA gene encoding NADP(+)-dependent aldehyde reductase → MSHLKDPTTQYYTGEYPKQKQPTPGIQAKMTPVPDCGEKTYVGSGRLKDRKALVTGGDSGIGRAAAIAYAREGADVAISYLPVEEEDAQDVKKIIEECGRKAVLLPGDLSDEKFARSLVHEAHKALGGLDIMALVAGKQVAIPDIADLTSEQFQKTFAINVFALFWLTQEAIPLLPKGASIITTSSIQAYQPSPHLLDYAATKAAILNYSRGLAKQVAEKGIRVNIVAPGPIWTALQISGGQTQDKIPQFGQKTPMKRAGQPAELAPVYVYLASQESSYVTAEVHGVCGGEHLG